Genomic window (Pirellulaceae bacterium):
GCTGCGTCACTCTCACCAAAAGTCACAAAGACAGCAGAAGTCAACAAAAATGTGTTGGCATCCCAACGGAATCAACTTGACGAAACCGTCTGGAACAAAGAGGTCATCGCGCAGCAATATGAAATGGCGCTAGTGAATCTTTGGGATGCTTTACTGGACCAGAGTCGCTTACCAGACGGCGATGAACTGTTTGTGTTACAGCATCTCCAGTTCGAGACAATCACGCTTGGTCATGCAGGTGAAGCACGAAGACTCGACCACGGAATCTCAATTTCACCTTTGGATGCCAACGCAAGTCAAATCCTTCCGACTGACTGGAAGATCCTGGTCGGCAAAGCACGCGATGATGGCTATCGCCTCATCCAATCCGAATGGCACCACGCGGCATTCGATATCGACGAAGACGGTAAGGCCAAATCCACCATATTCATGGCTCTATATGCGACAAACGCGATAAAACAGGAACGGTGCGTTATTCGTGGCAATCTTATCGTCGACTGGCAACCCCGATCTGACAGCCAATCGATTCCCATCGCAGCGTCGATCGACGCAACCAGACTCGAGCGACTGTCTCGCACAGGCCCTGGCGGATTCAGCAAGATTCTTACCGTCGACCATACTCGACCCGATACGCGTTCCGGTGTTCAACCGGTCCTGGCACATGATTTGAACGGGGACGGTCTATCAGAGATCCTGCTTGTCGGCAGCAACGAATTACTCATAAATCAGGGGGACGGTTCTTTCCAACGAGAACGCCTCTGCCTTCATCGAGAACGAGTCTTCGAAACGGGAATCGTTGCGGAAATGACCGGCGATGGATTACCTGACTTGGTGCTTCCGGGAGTCCGAGGTGATCTACTGCTTTACGAGGGGCAGCAGAGCGGACGCTTCACAAGCCCGCCTATCGGAAAAGCTCGGCAAGGCGGTCCGTTGGTCCAACCGCAAGCGATGACCGTGGGTGACGTTGATCTGGACGGGGATCTCGACCTTTGGATCGGTCAATATAAGATCGCTTATATCGGCGGACAAATGCCCACACCGTATTACGATGCCAATGATGGATTCCCTGCTTTTTTACTACTTAACGATGGACAGGGTCGCTTCAGTCCAGCCACCGAAGAATCGGGCTTGGCCGAAAAACGTTTCCGCAGAAGCTACGGAGGCTCATTGATCGACCTCGATACGGATGGCGACTTGGATCTCTTGGTGGTCAGTGACTTTGCCGGCGTTGATTACTACGAGAATGATGGCCGGGGCTATTTCCGTGACGTCACGGATGACACTTTTGACGAGCGCCACTTATTTGGGATGTCAGTATCTTTTGCCGACTTCGATTTAGACGGTCAGACGGACATCTTCGTCACAGGTATGGCCTCGACCACAGCACGCCGTCTCGAGCACATGAAACTTGGCCGACGCGATCGTCCGGAGATTCATTTAATGCGTTCACGCATGGGCTATGGGAACCGCATGTATCTCGCGAATGGAAACCGATTCACGGAACCGACTTTCCGAGATCAAGCGGCGAGAACAGGCTGGTCTTGGGGTTCAACTGCCTTTGATTTTGATAATGACGCTGATCCAGACATCTACGTTGCCAACGGCCACAGCAGCGGAAAATCAACGAAAGATCATTGCACTCATTTTTGGTGCCACGACATCTACGAAGGAGACTCAAAACCCAACAAAGCAACTCAGGAACTATTTCAAGAAGTTTTGTCCGGCTATTTTGATCGTTCGGAATCTTGGGACGGCTACCAAAAAAATGCGTTGTTGATGAACAACGATGGCCAAGCGTTCGAAAACATCGCCTTTCTGCTCGGCCTTGGACACGAGTTCGACGGTCGAGCGGCAATCAGTGATGATATCGACGGCGATGGACGAGTCGACTTGCTTGTTGTGGAGGACAAATGGAACAACGGCCAACGTCTTCACATCTATCGCAACGGACTAGATACTGAAAACCACTGGATTGGCGTTCATCTGTCAGACAAAGTTGCAGGGCACAGTCCCATCGGTTGCCGCGTTACACTTTTTTGCGATGACTATTCGACGTCCGACGTAATTGTCGCAGGCGACTCCATTCACGCGCAACACGCTCCCACGGCTCACTTCGGCATCGGAAAACGAGATAACGTACAGGCAATCGAAGTGACATGGATCGACGGACACAAGGAAAGAATCGACAATCCGGCGATTGACCAGTATCATCGCATCAAGCGCAGCGATCCCTCTTCGCCATCAAATGAGTGATCCTCTTCAAGCCGACTCGGCAGATCGTTGCAACACGATTGGCCGCCAGTTCACAAACGGACGCATCAGCTTCCCAACTAAGCAGGTAGGAGTCTCTTGGCTCTCAGCAAAGCATCTTGCCACACATCGGCCGCCAGCCAACGGATCAAGGGAAGGTAGACAACGAGACTGACGATGGTAATGACTGCAATTTGAACCAGGTGTTGAATCGTTGAATGGGTCGTCAACACAGGCAGGGCCAAGTAGCCGATTGCAGTGGCGATCGCCACCGCCACGATGGAAACTAACATGGGCAGCACAATGACTGACGCAAAGCGTGACAGCACATGACCGTCGGGGCGCATGACTACGAAAAACTCAAGAGTCGTCGACAAGGTATAGAATACGGCAACAGCAATCGACAAACCAAAGGCCGAGCCTAACCACGTCCCCAGGATTGTCAAAGGAAAGAACAGGCAAATGGAGAATGCAGAAAGAATCATATGTGTGCGAAACCGTCCCTGAGCTTTGAATAAGCTCGCTACCGGCCAACTCATTGTCCGGATTGTCATTCCCAAACACATGATCTGCATAAGTGGTATTGCTTCGTACCACTTCGGCTCAAAGCACACCTTCACAATGGGATCTGCAACGCTTGCCATTAGGAGACAAATTGGGAAGCAGACTGCCGCGATGAGTCGGGCGGCGCGGACGAATGCCTTGAACTGTTTGCCAGACTCTAAGGACAACTGACTCAATGCAGGAAATAGCACCCGAGCCATCTGAAAGGTCAGCAGAGACATCACATGTCTTGACATCCGATAGGCAAAGAAATAGACGCCTACCACCGTCAAACTCGCAAAACGCCCCAACACAACATAATCGCCCTCCTCAATGACCCACATGAAAACCAACGAGCCCACGACCATCACACCATCGTTCAACAAATATTTCCACCTGCGGACCTGTGGTCGAAATCGAATTTTTATCGGCGCAAAACACCAGCAGAGAATAAGGTGCCCGATCGATGTAATAATGGCTCCGTAGGCAAAACTGAAGGCCCCAAACCCCATCGATGCAAATGAAACTTTCAAAACAAAATCTAATGTTGCGACCAGCATACCGATAATTGCCAGTTCGCGAAAACGCATTTGAACTTGGAGTTTTGCCCGATTGACAGCGCCGGCTGCACTTATCGGAAATACAATCGCCAACGTGCCAATCAGCCGAACAAGTGTCGCCGGATCATCAGTACGATAGAAACGAGCGGCCACCGGCGCCAAAAGCAGGGTGAACAAAAATGCCAAAATTCCGATCGTCGTCGAGAGCCAAAACCCAACACTGGCCCAGGTATTGAAGGAACGTTGGCGAGCAACTAACACCTCCAGCACACCGGCTTGGTGAAACATTGCGGCGAAACTGTAGACCGTGAGAGCGAGTCCATAGAGTCCAAATTCATCTCGGAGCAGAAGTTTGGCCAGGATCAACTGTAGAACCAGCGCAGCCGCTTTGACGTAAATCGCTTGCCCGGTCATCAACACGGCAGCATGAGATGCCCGATC
Coding sequences:
- a CDS encoding CRTAC1 family protein, which gives rise to MFHRVTVLSLLVGSVFSLTSCDRKSAPTGSSQPAKQTTAGSKDEAAASLSPKVTKTAEVNKNVLASQRNQLDETVWNKEVIAQQYEMALVNLWDALLDQSRLPDGDELFVLQHLQFETITLGHAGEARRLDHGISISPLDANASQILPTDWKILVGKARDDGYRLIQSEWHHAAFDIDEDGKAKSTIFMALYATNAIKQERCVIRGNLIVDWQPRSDSQSIPIAASIDATRLERLSRTGPGGFSKILTVDHTRPDTRSGVQPVLAHDLNGDGLSEILLVGSNELLINQGDGSFQRERLCLHRERVFETGIVAEMTGDGLPDLVLPGVRGDLLLYEGQQSGRFTSPPIGKARQGGPLVQPQAMTVGDVDLDGDLDLWIGQYKIAYIGGQMPTPYYDANDGFPAFLLLNDGQGRFSPATEESGLAEKRFRRSYGGSLIDLDTDGDLDLLVVSDFAGVDYYENDGRGYFRDVTDDTFDERHLFGMSVSFADFDLDGQTDIFVTGMASTTARRLEHMKLGRRDRPEIHLMRSRMGYGNRMYLANGNRFTEPTFRDQAARTGWSWGSTAFDFDNDADPDIYVANGHSSGKSTKDHCTHFWCHDIYEGDSKPNKATQELFQEVLSGYFDRSESWDGYQKNALLMNNDGQAFENIAFLLGLGHEFDGRAAISDDIDGDGRVDLLVVEDKWNNGQRLHIYRNGLDTENHWIGVHLSDKVAGHSPIGCRVTLFCDDYSTSDVIVAGDSIHAQHAPTAHFGIGKRDNVQAIEVTWIDGHKERIDNPAIDQYHRIKRSDPSSPSNE
- a CDS encoding oligosaccharide flippase family protein — protein: MPANRQTKTSLGDRASHAAVLMTGQAIYVKAAALVLQLILAKLLLRDEFGLYGLALTVYSFAAMFHQAGVLEVLVARQRSFNTWASVGFWLSTTIGILAFLFTLLLAPVAARFYRTDDPATLVRLIGTLAIVFPISAAGAVNRAKLQVQMRFRELAIIGMLVATLDFVLKVSFASMGFGAFSFAYGAIITSIGHLILCWCFAPIKIRFRPQVRRWKYLLNDGVMVVGSLVFMWVIEEGDYVVLGRFASLTVVGVYFFAYRMSRHVMSLLTFQMARVLFPALSQLSLESGKQFKAFVRAARLIAAVCFPICLLMASVADPIVKVCFEPKWYEAIPLMQIMCLGMTIRTMSWPVASLFKAQGRFRTHMILSAFSICLFFPLTILGTWLGSAFGLSIAVAVFYTLSTTLEFFVVMRPDGHVLSRFASVIVLPMLVSIVAVAIATAIGYLALPVLTTHSTIQHLVQIAVITIVSLVVYLPLIRWLAADVWQDALLRAKRLLPA